A window from Vigna angularis cultivar LongXiaoDou No.4 chromosome 7, ASM1680809v1, whole genome shotgun sequence encodes these proteins:
- the LOC108338366 gene encoding ultraviolet-B receptor UVR8 isoform X2, giving the protein MGMNNGEGSGGGALQRVLYMWGYLPGALPQRTPLLTPVAVRFPSCSHSWNDVCGGGCGFAIAISGKLITWGSTDDLGQSYVTSGKHGETPEPFPLPTEASIVKAAAGWAHCVAVTEHGEVYTWGWKECIPSGRVFGEPSTGVGLEKDVPGSHSQLSTEQVSPRSQGSRSTGGTASNNSGEESTKRRRVSATKQTAESSSSSDDNLTAFPCLVTLNPGIRIASVAAGGRHTLALSDTGLVWAWGYGGEGQLGLGSRIRMVSSPHLVPCIDSSYYGKDRSATLVRGSMGSEGQSFRVPGSYIKRIACGGRHSAVITDAGALLTFGWGLYGQCGQGSTDDELSPTCVSSLLGIHIEGVAAGLWHTVCTSADGDVYAFGGNQFGQLGTGADQAETLPRLVDSPSLENIHAKNISCGARHTALVTEGGRVFCWGWNKYGQLGLGDVIDRNVPSEVTIEGCVPKNVACGWWHTLLLAESPT; this is encoded by the exons ATGGGCATGAATAATGGCGAGGGAAGTGGAGGAGGGGCATTGCAGAGGGTGCTTTACATGTGGGGTTACCTTCCCGGAGCTCTGCCGCAGAGGACGCCGCTCTTGACTCCCGTCGCCGTTAGGTTTCCGTCATGTAGTCACTCTTGGAATGATGTTTGCGGCGGTGGTTGTGGATTCGCTATTGCTATCTCTG GGAAGCTCATCACGTGGGGCTCGACAGATGATTTAGGCCAAAGCTATGTGACTTCTGGCAAGCACGGG GAAACTCCAGAGCCTTTCCCTCTTCCAACCGAAGCATCTATTGTGAAAGCTGCAGCAGGGTGGGCTCATTGTGTTGCTGTAACAG AACATGGAGAAGTTTATACATGGGGATGGAAAGAATGTATTCCCTCAGGGAGGGTATTTGGTGAACCATCGACAGGGGTAGGTCTTGAAAAGGATGTGCCAGGAAGTCATAGTCAATTATCAACAGAGCAAG TGAGCCCTCGTTCACAAGGCTCAAGATCTACTGGAGGTACTGCCTCCAATAACAGTGGAGAAGAAAGTACAAAGCGAAGGAGAGTATCTGCAACAAAGCAAACAGCTGAAAGCTCATCATCCAGCGATGATAATCTAACTGCGTTTCCGTGTCTTGTCACACTAAATCCAGGAATAAGGATAGCTAGTGTTGCTGCCGGTGGACGCCATACACTTGCATTGTCAG ATACAGGACTGGTGTGGGCTTGGGGTTATGGAGGTGAAGGGCAGCTTGGTTTGGGTTCAAGAATACGTATGGTATCCTCTCCTCATCTCGTTCCATGTATTGATTCCTCTTATTATGGTAAAGATAGATCTGCTACACTGGTTCGAGGAAGCATGGGTTCAGAGGGACAGAGTTTTAGAGTTCCTGGAAGTTACATAAAGAGAATTGCCTGTGGAGGTCGACATAGTGCAGTCATTACAG ATGCTGGAGCCTTGCTTACTTTTGGTTGGGGACTCTATGGACAG TGTGGGCAAGGAAGTACCGATGATGAACTAAGCCCAACTTGTGTATCTTCCTTATTGGGTATCCACATAGAGGGGGTTGCTGCAGGACTGTGGCATACAGTCTGTACATCTGCTGATGGTGATGTGTATGCATTTGGTGGTAATCAGTTTGGACAGCTAGGTACTGGTGCCGATCAAGCTGAG ACTCTACCAAGACTAGTGGATTCTCCGAGTTTGGAAAATATTCATGCAAAGAATATATCGTGTGGTGCTCGTCACACTGCTTTGGTAACAG AGGGTGGAAGAGTTTTCTGCTGGGGATGGAACAAATATGGACAG CTGGGCCTTGGGGACGTGATTGACCGTAACGTTCCTTCTGAAGTCACCATTGAAGGTTGTGTTCCTAAAAATGTTGCTTGTGGTTGGTGGCATACTCTTCTTCTGGCCGAGTCCCCCACCTGA
- the LOC108337310 gene encoding uncharacterized protein At2g39795, mitochondrial produces the protein MAFNSILRKSGSFVRALAVAGQLTKNNHLGHRTLIFSAINHHKDSFVPKFHFSSAAARKKPTSDENLLRVIESEIACAQETDDHNAEEGVPSNFPFKIIDSPGNQTITLERTYQDEEIKVEVHMPDLVTGEGNDDDDDNEGERAPQSSIPLSVSVYKKGGPYLEFNCVGYPDEIVIDSLSVKNPDLTEDQIAYEGPDFQDLDENLQKSFHRYLEIRGIKPSTTNFLHEYMINKDSKEYLVWLNKLKNFVQA, from the exons ATGGCGTTCAACTCAATTCTTCGCAAGTCGGGTTCTTTTGTGAGGGCTCTTGCTGTGGCGGGTCAATTGACGAAGAATAACCACCTGGGTCACCGCACGTTAATTTTCTCGGCCATCAACCACCACAAGGATTCGTTTGTTCCAAAGTTTCACTTTTCTTCTGCAGCTGCCCGGAAGAAACCAACCTCCGATGAGAACCTTCTCCGAGTCATCGAATCCGAAATCGCATGCGCCCAGGAAACCGACGATCACAACGCA GAGGAAGGAGTTCCGAGTAATTTTCcctttaaaataattgatagtCCCGGAAATCAAACTATAACGCTCGAGAGAACGTACCAAGATGAGGAAATTAAGGTAGAGGTTCACATGCCTGATTTGGTTACTGGGGAAGGAAATGACGACGATGACGATAATGAGGGTGAAAGAGCTCCTCAGTCTAGCATTCCACTTTCGGTCAGTGTTTACAAGAAGGGTGGACCCTATCTAGAATTTAACTGTGTGGGTTACCCTGATGAGATTGTTATTGACAGTTTGTCTGTTAAGAATCCTGATCTTACCGAGGATCAAATTGCCTATGAGGGACCTGACTTCCA GGACTTGGATGAGAATTTGCAGAAGTCTTTCCATAGGTATTTGGAAATCAGAGGAATCAAACCCAGCACAACCAATTTCTTGCATGAGTACATGATCAACAAGGACAGTAAAGAGTACTTGGTGTGGCTGAATAAGCTCAAGAACTTCGTTCAAGCGTGA
- the LOC108338533 gene encoding mannose-1-phosphate guanylyltransferase 1, producing MKALILVGGFGTRLRPLTLSFPKPLVDFANKPMILHQIEALKAIGVTEVVLAINYQPEVMLNFLKDFETKLGIKITCSQETEPLGTAGPLALARDKLIDDSGEPFFVLNSDVISEYPLKEMIEFHKGHGGEASIMVTKVDEPSKYGVVVMEEKTGQVDKFVEKPKLFVGNKINAGIYLLNPSVLDRIELRPTSIEKEVFPKIAAEKKLFAMVLPGFWMDIGQPRDYISGLRLYLDSLRKKSSSKLASGSQIVGNVIVDETAKIGEGCLIGPDVAIGPGCIIEQGVRLKSCTVMRGVRVKKHACISSSIIGWHSTVGQWARVDNMTILGEDVHVCDEIYSNGGVVLPHKEIKSNILKPEIVM from the exons ATGAAGGCATTGATTCTGGTTGGGGGATTTGGAACAAGGTTGAGGCCACTAACACTCAGTTTCCCTAAGCCTCTTGTTGATTTCGCTAACAAACCTATGATTCTGCATCAG aTAGAGGCCCTTAAGGCTATTGGAGTTACTGAGGTGGTGCTAGCCATCAATTACCAACCAGAG GTTATGTTGAATTTTTTGAAGGATTTTGAAACAAAGCTTGGCATCAAGATCACGTGTTCTCAAGAAACTGAGCCACTAGGAACAGCGGGTCCCCTGGCTCTTGCTAGGGATAAGCTGATAGATGACTCTGGAGAGCCCTTTTTTGTTCTCAACAGTGATGTTATCAGTGAGTATCCACTTAAAGAGATGATTGAATTCCATAAAGGCCACGGAGGAGAGGCTTCCATAATGGTAACAAAG GTAGACGAGCCATCAAAATATGGTGTGGTTGTGATGGAAGAGAAGACAGGGCAGGTTGATAAATTTGTCGAGAAACCAAAATTGTTTGTTGGCAACAAAATCAATGCTGGAATTTATCTGTTGAACCCCTCTGTTTTGGATCGAATTGAACTGAGGCCCACTTCTATCGAGAAAGAGGTGTTCCCAAAGATTGCTGCAGAGAAAAAGCTCTTTGCAATGGTACTGCCAGGATTCTGGATGGACATTGGACAGCCGAGGGACTATATTTCTGGCCTGAGGCTTTACCTAGACTCATTGAGGAAGAAGTCATCTTCTAAGTTGGCCAGTGGGTCTCAAATTGTGGGGAATGTCATTGTGGATGAGACAGCCAAAATTGGTGAGGGATGTCTCATTGGACCTGATGTTGCTATTGGTCCTGGCTGCATCATTGAACAAGGTGTTAGACTCAAAAGCTGCACAGTAATGCGAGGAGTGAGGGTTAAGAAGCATGCCTGTATATCCAGCAGTATTATTGGGTGGCATTCCACTGTTGGTCAATGGGCTCGAGTGGATAATATGACCATCCTCGGAGAAGATGTCCATGTATGCGATGAAATTTACAGCAATGGTGGTGTTGTTTTGCCCCACAAGGAGATCAAGTCAAATATTCTGAAGCCAGAAATTGTCATGTGA
- the LOC108338366 gene encoding ultraviolet-B receptor UVR8 isoform X1, which produces MGMNNGEGSGGGALQRVLYMWGYLPGALPQRTPLLTPVAVRFPSCSHSWNDVCGGGCGFAIAISESGKLITWGSTDDLGQSYVTSGKHGETPEPFPLPTEASIVKAAAGWAHCVAVTEHGEVYTWGWKECIPSGRVFGEPSTGVGLEKDVPGSHSQLSTEQVSPRSQGSRSTGGTASNNSGEESTKRRRVSATKQTAESSSSSDDNLTAFPCLVTLNPGIRIASVAAGGRHTLALSDTGLVWAWGYGGEGQLGLGSRIRMVSSPHLVPCIDSSYYGKDRSATLVRGSMGSEGQSFRVPGSYIKRIACGGRHSAVITDAGALLTFGWGLYGQCGQGSTDDELSPTCVSSLLGIHIEGVAAGLWHTVCTSADGDVYAFGGNQFGQLGTGADQAETLPRLVDSPSLENIHAKNISCGARHTALVTEGGRVFCWGWNKYGQLGLGDVIDRNVPSEVTIEGCVPKNVACGWWHTLLLAESPT; this is translated from the exons ATGGGCATGAATAATGGCGAGGGAAGTGGAGGAGGGGCATTGCAGAGGGTGCTTTACATGTGGGGTTACCTTCCCGGAGCTCTGCCGCAGAGGACGCCGCTCTTGACTCCCGTCGCCGTTAGGTTTCCGTCATGTAGTCACTCTTGGAATGATGTTTGCGGCGGTGGTTGTGGATTCGCTATTGCTATCTCTG AATCAGGGAAGCTCATCACGTGGGGCTCGACAGATGATTTAGGCCAAAGCTATGTGACTTCTGGCAAGCACGGG GAAACTCCAGAGCCTTTCCCTCTTCCAACCGAAGCATCTATTGTGAAAGCTGCAGCAGGGTGGGCTCATTGTGTTGCTGTAACAG AACATGGAGAAGTTTATACATGGGGATGGAAAGAATGTATTCCCTCAGGGAGGGTATTTGGTGAACCATCGACAGGGGTAGGTCTTGAAAAGGATGTGCCAGGAAGTCATAGTCAATTATCAACAGAGCAAG TGAGCCCTCGTTCACAAGGCTCAAGATCTACTGGAGGTACTGCCTCCAATAACAGTGGAGAAGAAAGTACAAAGCGAAGGAGAGTATCTGCAACAAAGCAAACAGCTGAAAGCTCATCATCCAGCGATGATAATCTAACTGCGTTTCCGTGTCTTGTCACACTAAATCCAGGAATAAGGATAGCTAGTGTTGCTGCCGGTGGACGCCATACACTTGCATTGTCAG ATACAGGACTGGTGTGGGCTTGGGGTTATGGAGGTGAAGGGCAGCTTGGTTTGGGTTCAAGAATACGTATGGTATCCTCTCCTCATCTCGTTCCATGTATTGATTCCTCTTATTATGGTAAAGATAGATCTGCTACACTGGTTCGAGGAAGCATGGGTTCAGAGGGACAGAGTTTTAGAGTTCCTGGAAGTTACATAAAGAGAATTGCCTGTGGAGGTCGACATAGTGCAGTCATTACAG ATGCTGGAGCCTTGCTTACTTTTGGTTGGGGACTCTATGGACAG TGTGGGCAAGGAAGTACCGATGATGAACTAAGCCCAACTTGTGTATCTTCCTTATTGGGTATCCACATAGAGGGGGTTGCTGCAGGACTGTGGCATACAGTCTGTACATCTGCTGATGGTGATGTGTATGCATTTGGTGGTAATCAGTTTGGACAGCTAGGTACTGGTGCCGATCAAGCTGAG ACTCTACCAAGACTAGTGGATTCTCCGAGTTTGGAAAATATTCATGCAAAGAATATATCGTGTGGTGCTCGTCACACTGCTTTGGTAACAG AGGGTGGAAGAGTTTTCTGCTGGGGATGGAACAAATATGGACAG CTGGGCCTTGGGGACGTGATTGACCGTAACGTTCCTTCTGAAGTCACCATTGAAGGTTGTGTTCCTAAAAATGTTGCTTGTGGTTGGTGGCATACTCTTCTTCTGGCCGAGTCCCCCACCTGA
- the LOC108336588 gene encoding uncharacterized protein LOC108336588 has product MKKGYKEEVDAQVAEFFYTSAIPFNVIRNPAFAKMCEMIGKYGVGYKPPSYHDIREKLLKQAVKKTDANLEEYKEEWKKTGCTIMSDADKVFKMLDDVVEFVGEENVVQVVTDNAANFKAAEELLMQKREKLYWTPCAAHCIDLIFEDFEKNLKVHELTIKKGRKITTYIYGRSMLISLLKKFTKGRDLIKPGVTRFATAYLTLACLHELKASLLTMFSSEEWKTSKFGTSQEGRKVAHVVLDSRFWKNVSICLKAAAPLMVVLRLVDSDVKPAMGFIYEEMDCAKEKIRSNFNNIKKSYEEVWRIINARWDNQLHRPLHAAAYFLNPHFHYEPNFRSDDGGEVKEGLYFCMRRLIPDMAERRKINLQIVEFHNARGLFGMEDAKECRKELNPGEWWDMFGDGTPKLKRFAIRIISLTCSSSGCERNWSSFEMVHTKRRNRLHQKKMNDLVYVMYNSKLKSRQIRKTITLPFDDIESDDECIAEETDDVVEIDQVEGENDSENVHLDGATTDPVLDALDLDNITFENNEDAQAQHSLEEELDDDDDDGDDDAIIRGLED; this is encoded by the exons atgaaaaaagGATACAAAGAAGAAGTTGATGCTCAAGTTGCTGAATTCTTTTACACCAGTGCCATTCCTTTCAATGTAATTAGAAATCCAGCATTTGCAAAGATGTGTGAAATGATTGGTAAGTATGGAGTTGGATACAAACCACCATCTTATCATGATATTAGAGAGAAGCTCTTGAAACAAGCTGTGAAGAAAACAGATGCAAATCTTGAGGAATATAAGGAGGAGTGGAAGAAAACTGGATGTACAATTATGTCTGATG CtgataaagttttcaaaatgttgGATGATGTTGTCGAGTTTGttggagaagaaaatgttgTTCAAGTTGTCACTGATAATGCTGCAAATTTCAAGGCAGCCGAAGAGTTGTTGATGCAAAAGAGGGAAAAATTGTATTGGACTCCATGTGCAGCACATTGCATTGATTTGATATtcgaagattttgaaaaaaatttgaaggtCCATGAATTGACCAttaagaagggaagaaaaattaCAACTTACATTTATGGGAGATCAATGTTGATTTCCTTATTGAAAAAGTTTACTAAAGGTAGAGACCTTATAAAACCGGGTGTGACTAGATTTGCCACGGCTTATTTAACTCTTGCTTGTCTTCATGAATTGAAGGCATCGTTGTTGACCATGTTCAGCTCTGAGGAATGGAAGACAAGCAAGTTTGGAACTTCACAAGAGGGGAGAAAAGTAGCACATGTAGTATTAGATAGCCGATTTTGGAAGAATGTCTCCATATGCTTGAAAGCTGCTGCCCCTCTCATGGTTGTCTTAAGATTAGTGGACTCAGATGTAAAACCTGCAATGGGTTTCATTTATGAAGAGATGGACTGTGCAAAAGAGAAGATTAGGTCTaactttaacaatatcaaaaagag TTATGAAGAGGTTTGGAGAATAATTAATGCTCGATGGGATAATCAGCTTCATAGGCCTTTGCATGCAGCTGCCTATTTTCTAAACCCTCATTTCCACTATGAACCTAACTTTAGATCTGATGATGGTGGAGAGGTGAAAGAAGGATTGTATTTTTGCATGAGAAGATTGATACCAGATAtggcagaaagaagaaaaattaatttacaaattgttgaatttcatAATGCTAGAGGCCTGTTTGGAATGGAAGATGCAAAAGAGTGTAGGAAAGAGTTAAATCCTGGGGAATGGTGGGACATGTTTGGTGATGGAACTCCAAAGTTGAAGAGATTTGCTATTCGAATTATAAGCTTGACTTGTAGTTCTTCTGGATGTGAGCGTAATTGGAGTTCATTTGAAatg gTTCATACAAAGAGAAGGAATCGTTTACATCAAAAAAAGATGAATGATTTAGTTTATGTGATGTATAACTCCAAGCTGAAAAGTAGACAGATTCGAAAAACTATAACTCTTCCATTTGATGACATAGAATCAGATGATGAATGTATAGCTGAAGAGACagatgatgttgttgagatTGATCAAGTTGAAGGTGAAAATGATAGTGAAAATGTTCACTTAGATGGAGCAACAACAGATCCTGTTTTAGATGCTCTTGATCTTGATAACATAACATTTGAGAATAATGAGGATGCACAAGCACAACATTCATTAGAGGAAGAgttagatgatgatgatgatgatggagatGATGATGCCATTATTAGAGGATTAGAGGATTAG
- the LOC108336356 gene encoding histone acetyltransferase type B catalytic subunit, translating into MGQKQRGSSDVDNEVKKRRRVGFSVIDDGVEAKDCITIYLVSSKEEFDAPESFVIHPVDLNNYFNDDGKIYGYEGLKITIWVSSISFYSYADIAFLSSSDRGKGITDLKSALQTIFAETLVDSKDEFLQKFMVDNDFVRTNISEGEVLKHKAFKEKICDSNQHTDSSASNVEVVRLVGGNMATGQLYSHLIPLTLLLVDGSSPIDVTDSQWEMYVVCQTTTDQQGEIQYRVIGFSAVYRFYHYPDDSRLRLSQILVLPPYQHKGYGRFLLEVLYDVAIAENVFDFTVEEPLDHFQIVRTCVDTLRLLRFDPIQNVVTKAVSLLKQGKLSKKTHCPRLLPPLSAVEDVRKSLKINKQQFLQCWEVLIYIGLNPVDKYTENFVSIISNHVKYDILGKDSGTSGKQLFDVPSDDQEMSFVMFRSEANEASNTVQMDDNLANQEEQLQKLVQEKVNQIKLIAEKVTVLHLRKKGVAVD; encoded by the exons ATGGGGCAGAAACAGCGAGGAAGTTCTGATGTCGACAACGAAGTGAAGAAACGGCGACGTGTCGGTTTCTCAGTAATAG ATGATGGAGTTGAGGCCAAAGATTGCATCACAATCTACCTAG TTTCAAGCAAGGAAGAATTTGATGCTCCTGAAAGCTTTGTCATTCATCCTGTTGATttgaataactattttaatGATGATGGAAAAATTTATGGCTACGAGGGTTTGAAG ATTACCATCTGGGTTAGCAGCATATCTTTTTACTCATATGCTGATATTGCATTTCTAAGTTCATCTGAT CGAGGCAAAGGTATCACTGATCTAAAATCTGCTCTTCAG ACAATTTTTGCTGAGACTCTTGTTGATAGCAAGGATGaattccttcaaaaatttatgGTGGATAACGATTTTGTTAG AACAAACATCTCAGAGGGAGAAGTTTTGAAGCACAAAGCTTTCAAGGAGAAGATTTGTGATTCTAATCAGCATACAGATTCATCTGCTTCAAATGTTGAG GTTGTCCGTTTGGTGGGAGGGAACATGGCTACTGGGCAACTTTACAGTCATCTAATACCCCTCACACTACTACTTGTTGATG GAAGCAGTCCTATTGATGTTACTGATTCACAGTGGGAGATGTATGTTGTGTGTCAGACGACAACTGATCAGCAGGGAGAGATCCAATATAGGGTGATTGGTTTTTCTGCTGTTTATCGATTTTATCACTATCCTGATGATTCCAGATTGCGATTAAGTCAG ATACTGGTATTACCTCCGTACCAGCACAAGGGTTATGGTCGATTCCTTCTAGAGGTGCTTTATGATGTTGCAATAGCTGAAAATGTTTTTGATTTCACCGTAGAAGAGCCACTAGATCACTTCCAAATTGTCCGCACTTGTGTTGATACCCTTCGCCTTCTTCGATTTGACCCAATTCAGAATGTAGTTACAAAAGCTGTTTCCCTTCTAAAGCAAGGAAAGCTATCAAAGAAAACACATTGTCCTCGACTTTTGCCTCCTCTCAGTGCTGTGGAGGATGTAAGGAAAAGTCTGAAAATTAACAAGCAGCAGTTTCTCCAGTGTTGGGAGGTTTTGATCTACATTGGCCTTAATCCTGTTGACAAGTACACGGAGAACTTTGTTAGTATTATTTCCAACCATGTTAAGTATGACATCTTAGGGAAAGATTCTGGGACATCTGGGAAGCAACTTTTTGATGTACCAAGTGATGATCAGGAGATGTCATTTGTCATGTTCAGGTCAGAGGCCAACGAAGCTAGTAATACTGTGCAAATGGATGACAATCTGGCTAATCAAGAAGAGCAACTCCAGAAGTTAGTTCAGGAAAAGGTGAACCAAATTAAGTTGATTGCTGAAAAGGTGACCGTGCTGCATCTTAGGAAAAAAGGCGTGGCTGTTGATTAA